The Halorubrum sp. BV1 genome contains the following window.
GATCGGGTACGGCTTTTCGGGCGTCAACATGGCCTTTTTCGGCTACATCGCCGTCATCCTCCCGGTCGCAGTCGACGAGGGGTTCGGCGTCGCGTGGCGTCGGTATGCGCCCGGAGTGTTCTTCGTCTCGATCGCGTACATCGCCCTCATCGCGCTGCCCCTGTCCGTCGTCTCCGCCGGAGTCGGAGTCGCGAGTATCGTGTTCGCGCTGCCGTACGGCCGCGAGGCGGTCCGCGACCGAGCCGAGACGCGGGAGCGAGCCGCCGCCCGTGACCGCGCGGGAGCGCGGGGAGACGGTCGCAGCGACGGCGACGGTCGCAGCGACGGAGACGACCGTAGCGACGGAAGCGAGCCGCCGCGAGTGACGGTTCGGCGGATACTCTCTCGGCCGGGATACGGCGAACTGCTCGCCGTCGCCGTCGTCGTGCTCCTCGCGTACCCGTTCATCGGGTTCCCGACCGTCTCGACCACCGGACCACGGGTCAACGTGTACGTCCACTTCCTCGGTTACGCGCTGGCGTTCATCGTGGTTCACGTCTCGCTGCTCGCGGATCGGGACGCGACGACGTGGCGCGACCTGTCGGGCGCGCCGTGACCGGTCGAGGGTCGGCGGCGGCTCGCGAGCGGGAGTCAGAGACGCCGGTCGAACGGTAGACCTTTGCCGCCTCCCGTGTGACCGGGGATATGGTCTCGTTGGGACTGGTAGTGGCGCGGTTCAACGACTCCGTGACGGAGCCGATGGCCGAGGCGGCCCGCGAGGCGGCGGCCGAACGCGACGCGGTCGTCGTCGACGAGCTGTCGGTGCCGGGCGCGTACGACAGCCCGCTGGCCGCCGACCGGCTCGCTCGCCGCGACGACGTCGACGCGGTCGCCGTCGTCGGAGCCATCGTCACCGGCGACACCGACCACGACCGCGTCATCGCGAACGCGACCGCCGAGACGCTCACGCAGGTGAGCCTCGACCGCGACACACCGGTCACGTTCGGCGTGAGCGGCCCGGGGATGTCCGGCGCGGAAGCGCGCGAGCGGATAGACAAGGGCGCGGACGCGGCCGACGCCGCGATCGACCTCGCGACAGAACTCGACTGACAGACCGACTCCGACACACACGACAATGACTGACGCATACGACTTCTCGGACCGAATCGAACGCGTAGCACCCAGCGCGACGCTGGCGATATCGAACCTCGCCGCCGAAAAGGAGGCCGAAGGGGCCGACATCGTCGATCTGTCCGTCGGCGAGCCCGACTTCGACACGCCAGAGAACATCGTCGAAGCGGGCAAAGACGCCCTCGACGCCGGCCACACCGGCTACACCTCCTCGAACGGGATTCCCCCGCTCAAAGAGGCGATAGCTGAGAAGCTCCGCGGGACCGGAATCGACGCCGATGCCGACGAGGTCATCGTCACGCCGGGCGGCAAGCAGGCGCTCTACGAGACGTTCCAGACGCTTATCGACGAGGGCGACGAGGTCGTCCTCCTCGATCCGGCGTGGGTCTCCTACGAGGCGATGACGAAGCTCGCGGGCGGCGACCTCTCCCGCGTCGATCTGGCCCCGCACGGGTTCCAGTTGGAGCCCGCGCTCGACGAACTCGCCGAGACGGTCTCGGACGACACCGAGCTGCTCGTGGTCAACTCCCCGTCGAACCCCACCGGTGCCGTCTTCTCCGAGACGGCCTTGGAGGGCGTCCGCGACCTCGCCGTCGAACACGACATCGCGGTGATCTCCGATGAGATCTACGAGCGGATCATTTACGACGCAGAGCACGTCTCGCTCGCGAGCCTCGACGGCATGGCCGATCGCACGATCACGGTCAACGGCTTTTCGAAGGCGTACTCGATGACCGGCTGGCGGCTCGGCTACATCCACGCGAAGGGCGACTTCGTCGGCGAGGCCGGCAAGCTCCACTCGCACTCCGTCTCGTGTGCGGTCAATTTCGTCCAGCACGCCGGCGTGGAGGCCTTAGAGAACACTGACGAGGCCGTCGCGGAGATGCGGGAGGCGTTCGCCGACCGGCGCGACCTGCTCGTCGACTTATTCGACAAACACGGGGTCGACGTCGACGTCGGCGACGGCGCGTTCTACATGATGCTCCCCGTCGACGACAGCGAGGTGCAAGGCACCTCGGACGCGAGCGGCGACGCGTCGCGAGCAGACGATCAGGCGTGGTGTGAAGCGGCGATCGAGGAGGCCTCGGTCGCGTGCGTCCCGGGCAGCGCGTTCAACGCGCCCGGCTACGCGCGAATCTCCTACGCCGCCAGCGCGGAGCGGCTCCGCGAGGCGGTCGACCGGCTCGTCGCGAACGACCTGTTGTAAGGTCGACGGGCCGCCACCGAGACGCTGACCGAGACGACGGCGGTTTCTCATTCTAATACCCCGTTCCGAGCGCCTTGTTCCCGGCCAGCACCGCGAGCGCGACCACGAACAGCCCGGAGAGCAGCGCGAAGGAGACGCCCCAGCCGAACAGGTCCGCCGTCAGTCCGACGCCGAAGGATCCGGTCGAGCCGACGACCGTGTAAACGGTGCGGACGAGCCCGAACCCCGCGCCCCGCTCCGTGTCGCTCAGCGCGTCCATGAACCGCGGGTCGATCGCCGAGAAGAAACTGGAGCCGAGGCCGGCACCGACGACGCCGAGCGCGACGCCGGAGACACCGGGGACGGCGACGAATCCGGCGGCCCCGACCGCGCCGGCACCGACCGCGATCCCGATTCCGGTGTCGCGGCCGA
Protein-coding sequences here:
- the ribH gene encoding 6,7-dimethyl-8-ribityllumazine synthase, encoding MVSLGLVVARFNDSVTEPMAEAAREAAAERDAVVVDELSVPGAYDSPLAADRLARRDDVDAVAVVGAIVTGDTDHDRVIANATAETLTQVSLDRDTPVTFGVSGPGMSGAEARERIDKGADAADAAIDLATELD
- a CDS encoding pyridoxal phosphate-dependent aminotransferase encodes the protein MTDAYDFSDRIERVAPSATLAISNLAAEKEAEGADIVDLSVGEPDFDTPENIVEAGKDALDAGHTGYTSSNGIPPLKEAIAEKLRGTGIDADADEVIVTPGGKQALYETFQTLIDEGDEVVLLDPAWVSYEAMTKLAGGDLSRVDLAPHGFQLEPALDELAETVSDDTELLVVNSPSNPTGAVFSETALEGVRDLAVEHDIAVISDEIYERIIYDAEHVSLASLDGMADRTITVNGFSKAYSMTGWRLGYIHAKGDFVGEAGKLHSHSVSCAVNFVQHAGVEALENTDEAVAEMREAFADRRDLLVDLFDKHGVDVDVGDGAFYMMLPVDDSEVQGTSDASGDASRADDQAWCEAAIEEASVACVPGSAFNAPGYARISYAASAERLREAVDRLVANDLL